Below is a genomic region from Leishmania infantum JPCM5 genome chromosome 23.
CAGGCGCATCTTATCCTCGACGCGTGCGGGGACAGCCAGGACCCGTCCACGGAGCATGGCGAGGTGTACTGGCGACTGTGGGAATCTCTCTGCACAAGTGTGGAGGAGTTTGAGAAGGTGGCTCGGCGACGCCAGCAGGCATTGATCCGCTTCAGCAAACGCGAGGGTGCGAAGGGAGCGGAGTAGAGTTGCTGGcatgcgtgcctgtgtgacGTGCCGCTTCCACAACGCGGATGTTCGTGCTGTTCGACTTCCCCTACGCCCTCCTTGGGCAACGAAGAAGAGCCGCATATGAAAAGAGGCACCGAACGACTGAGTCGACCCTGTTTCCCACGCGTGACTGTGTAGATGGGTGGCTCTTTTTGCACCCTTACCTCCTACCTGTTGCTGAACTGCGCGCCGGCTGTGCCAACCGTGTAGAAGGTGTGCTTACGATCGCAGATTCCTCGCCGCGCTCTTGTGAAGCGGCCACAGGCATTTCTCGTTACTGCGTGCATGCAACGGGCCCTCATGATGGCGGAGGACACCTCAGCGGCTGTATCCGCGCCTGGTGCCCACTCTGTGGGGAATGTGGGagctgggggagggggaagccACGCAGCCTGCAGCCCGACCTCGGGTGTTGGCTGCAGACTCTCGGTGTTGGGGGACAGATCCGGGCttgcgcggcgccggagaGATTTACCGTCTTTGACCGCTCTTGGGCCCGCTCAGCACAGACCGTCTCGAGGATTCAGCAAAAATAAGCACGCGATGAGCTGTGTGCAGGCGCTTTCACCCATCGCTGGCATGGCGCGTCCCATCCGAAGAAAGCCTCCACACGTGAGCAGAGCACGAGGGATGCACGGAAGAGGCACGAAGAGGTCCGTGCGAGTCAACTCCAcagtgcatgtgtgcgaaGTATGCAGCATCTTCTACATCCCGACCGAGTGGGCTGATGAGGCACAGATGCCGGAAGCGTGACGACAACACCCCGAATGAGGCCGTCGAGCCAGTGAAGCGCTCATGTGGCGAGTCACCGCGCCACGCTGtgggatgccgcggcttgaagcAACTCAGCGGAAGTGGCACAGCGTACGGACCGAGTGCAGGATCTCAGTGGGCCCTGGCCTGCAGCTGGCCAACCTCCTCCCTGGGCTCACGTGGCATGCGCCCGGGCCACCAGCCCCTGCTGCCCGCACGACGGAagccaccgcttccgcccctCGACCAGGCCCCCGGGCGCGGCCCGCGTGGGTTGAAGCGTGCAGTGCGCCCAGGTCCATGTGGCGctgatcgcgcagcacgcatgcgaagaagggaggaggagggaccGGAAGAGCTCGTCAGCGCCACGGACCGACTCGACGGCAGAACGGCTCGTCCTAGACGACCTGGGCTCAGCCGCagtgcagcagtggtgggtgagctgtggttgtgcaTTGCGTCGGCGTGCTGCGTTGATGGTGAGGTAATGCGTTGAGACACTTAGCGCATGCCGCCTTGCGAGTGAGTAAGCACAAATTCCACCTTTTCATGCTGTGGCAAGCGCGGGGACGAGGATGGCGGTGCATGTCGATGTGCGAGCttgcacaggcgcacgccgCTCTCCGCGTTCCGTCTCCCCCGTTTCCGCAGGTATCATTGCCACTTGCCTCGCctgcgttggcggcggccgtgcgccCATGATGGATCGGCGCGCACTGCCGTGTGCTGCTTTATTGCCCCTCTTCTGCCGACTCGCGCTTCTCATACCCCTTTACgggcctctcctctctctgtgcacgCCGCCACACTCATGCACTTCTcgcaggcgcatgcgcgtttttttttttccactTCCCCCAGCAGTTTTTCTGCACTACCATTCTTCCTCTCCGCAAGAGCCACCCTTGACACCGCTAAGAAGAAGAAAGGGGGCCGATCGAAGAGTGCGACTTCTTCATTTACTGGCTCCACTTCGCCATGTAGTACGCCGCCTGCTTGCCTTTGGTTGGAAATACAGGGTGTACGAAACACATGTGTTCCTCATCCACACCTCACTTGCTGATAGTCAAGCTCTGCTTCGGGCCTGAGTCAGCCCGCATGTTGACCGCTGGTTCGAGCAGAACCCTCCACGGTGTATACCAGGCCCTGCGTGCATTACGCAAGTTGGACATTTTCTTCAGTGATGTGACGCTCCACCCCATTGTGGATACGGAGATCGGCACGACCGCCTCTTCGCAGCAGTCCCGGTGCGGACTTCGGGTCGTAATGACAACCTTATCATCGTGAGACAGCGCGCTCGCTGCCCAAGGTTTGCACGTGCAGTCATCGAGGGCCATCAGCAACGAGAGGTACTCCTTTCTCCTCTACCGGAGGAGACTACGATGAAAGTGTCTTGAGCGGTGCGGCACTTTCTGGCTGGCGCGCTTGTATCTCACCGCCAAACCAACGCTGCTGTGGGCACCCGTGTGACAGGACGGCACACCATGAATGCGCAGAGCAGAACAGGTTGTGCGTCTACTGTGCAGTCGTCCTTTTCTTTAAGAGCCATTAGCTGTACCATGCCGCACAGCACCTTACACCCTCATGCTGTTcttggcgtgcgcgcacggAAAAAAGCCCAAAAGCAGCTACGGCAACAGCGCCGGCTGATGCAGCTCTTTGCGCTGAAGCTGCTACGACCAACTACATTGCTGCATTCCATTATGTCAAacgaggcgcagcgcttTCCCTCATGTCTTCTCGCGGAGATGCACCGCGAAACGATGTTCGAGTTTCACCATCGCGCCAGGCCCCCGACGGACGCTCTGcagaagcagctgcggggCAGCGAGGCAGGCTTGTGGGCGGGGTGCGCAGCGCTCGTTGTGTTGACGGATTGTATGAGCGAGAGGGACTCAATGCGGGCCAACTTGATGACTGGCCGGTGCGCGACACTCCAGCGCCGCAGGAGACTAGTCGACTCATTTGCGTCATCTGCGGGTCACAGGAGGGCGAGTTTCTGGAGACAGCTCTACTACCGCGGCTTCAGCGGCATATAGGGGCTCTGGCGTGGCGCTCATTCAGGAAGTAAACACTATGCACAGCAAATGACGTTCGACTCCGCCGTCATGGGCTTCGCTCCGTTCGGCGCGCCTACACACGTTGACGCTAAGCAGGCCATCGTCTCGGGTTATAGAGCTAGAAAGTGCGAGCACGGCGTGAGGAGAGGGCTCTTCGCGTATCCATACAAGGGGCATCTTTCATCCATACTGAGCTGGATGTCGGCCAGTCTCGCCACAGCGTGCGCAAGCACTGTGCTGGAGCTCTACAGCAGGTGTGAGGCGACACTCGCTGCGGATGCGTGACTTCTGACTTACGACgaagtgcgcgtgtggccACGCGCCGTCAACATCAGACGCGAGTGGCTGCTAGCCACAGCAGCTTCTCTCCCCCATCATCGCCGTGTGACTCTTCGTCTGCACCATGGTCGGTCTAGCTGCGAAGGAGGTTGGGCGCTCTCTGACCGCAGGTCCGCCGTGAAGAAGCTGCGCCCGCTCCTTGCTCTTTTGATGACTGCGTCGGCGCaggagcgctgctgctgcagtcggTCACGATACACTCCTGATCCACTGCCACGGTGTACACTGCCTCTTTTCACCTCCCACCCGCCGTGAGCATCTGCGCCAGCTACGATGACAGAGAGGCAAGACGGGGATCTGGGGGCGGTGCCGACATACCTGAAGAGGCGTGGCCGGCAGCAcaaaggcggcgctgcgcaaaACGCTTCTGTCGTTTGCTTCGAAGAATGTGACCGCGTTGCTTCTCCACCgtttgccccctccctcgctctctctatctccCTGTTGCGCTTCTATCAGCCGTCATTGCGCCCTCtgtccaccaccgccgcgtggGCATTGCTCCGACTCCGAGTGCCCCTACCCTCAGCAGGACGGCGACGCTCGCATATCTTTTTTCGTGCGAGCTTTTTGACTTGTGAACCGCCATTGCCGCCCCCGTCGCGCTTCATCCGGGCTGAGCGGCGATGTGGGCACTGACATGCCGGCCAATTCAGaacgcggaggcgctgcagctgatggaGCGTTACAAGGCGCACAATGCGCTGCAGAGCAACCAGTGGCTTCTGCCGCGACACCTGGCCTGCTTCGCCGTCCGACCTCTCTATCCAGCacagctggtgctgccgacCAGCAGCGTCATTCAACTTCCGCTCAGCGCCGTTCCCTtcagctcgctgccgctctcgagAAAGCGCAAGGTCCTCGGCATGTGCCCGCCGCCCTGCACGCCGCCGGGCTCGTGCTCCTTACTTGAGTGCAGCGGAGCTGCCATGCGATGGCGCCCGGCCTCCCTATCGGAATGCTTTGATGCGGCATTTGTGTGCAGTGACTCCCCATCGTCTCATCAGCACTTGCTGTGCGCCACCGACTGCGCTGGCAGCGTGACGGTtgcggaggaggtgacggTGTTCAACGCTCAAGAGACGAACAATCCGTTTCTCGTCGACGCTGAACTTGCGCACCGCAACCTCCTCACCAAGGAGACGTACCAGCACTCCATTGGCAGCTCGCTGACCACTATCGCCGCGCAGTTCCGCTACACATCGTTTGACTGGgtcgaggcgacggcggcggccgctgcaggtctgcgcgtgcgctccagcgcagcgcctcatCTCGTCAACTGCGTCGACACGCTGAGAGTGGTGCACATCTCGCAGCTGCGCTACACACGCCAACAGGAGCTGGTCGCCAAGATCCCGCGCATGACCCTCATCAAAAGCATGACCATATCGTATATCTTCTACCACAAACGCTGGCGCCATCACAAATCAATGGAGCTGATGCGTCCGCTCCTCCACCGCAACGTTCCATGCTGCGGCACCCCACAAGCACAAGCCTtgcagccgctgctttgGATTGCGGTGGATCTACACATGGAGTTCCGCGGTCCTGTGACGGAGTGTGCACGCCACTCACGCAAACAGTTCTACAACTCGCAACAGCTGGAAGCGGGCACGTGCGCTGTGCCCAGTCGTTCATAGAAGCGCAGGGGACcgaaaagaggaggacgatTCAGACACTCCGGTGAGATAGCGGAAGCGATCTTCCTCTATCAGTGCATATCACCTCTTGTACACGGAGCATCATCTAGCGTATCTTTTGCCTTGCCAAAATTTTTTTATTTCCTCTGTCGACGGCTCACACCTCTGGACgcttgctgcgctgccgacACACTGACCAGTACTTGCACGCCCTATCGCCAGTGCTCTCCGCACCTACGCTTAGCAcgcttctttctctctcttccacgGCCTGCTTGCTGGCACTCTGCCATTGTTGTCCACGACTGGCACCTTATCATCTTTCCTTTTGTGTATGCCCTCTGCTACTTGCATCATCtgctctctccatctctcaAGGTGTTCAACTGCCGAGCGCGATGGCGTCCTCGCACTTTGGGTGGCGACCGTGCATCCACCAAAGACGTGCACTGGAGCATCCCCACAGCACGCAAGCCCGCAGATTGGAGACAGTGCCTGCGAGGGGGCGACGAGGGCACGACAGCACTAGTGAGCCTGTACCCGCTCACGGAGCGTGCTGCTCGGAGTTGGCCACCAAGCGAAGGTGCACGCCACTTGGCTGACTTTGTTTCACTGCTCGTGGGTGCCCActgcctcttctccgctGCGCCCTGCCCCTCCGGCCCCTCAGCTGCTCTCTGCGTCCGCCTTGCTCACCCGCCTCCTCGTTGTTCCCGTGCACCATGCCTTCTCTCACGCTCGCCTACTTCCCTTGCgcttctccctttccccaTAAACAAACCACAAGAAAGCGGCACTTCCCTACCTCCTTTATTCCTCATCGACCACGTCGCTACCGCCACGCACTTCAGCACAGCCGCTCAGCAAGTGCCAGCTGCGCACCTTTTCTTGCTGAGGCTGGCATACGAGGAGGGCCGTTGCGCTGCTCCATTCTTCGCAACCACCACTTCGCAAACCGACGGTGACGAGGGGGTGGGACCGAGCAGAGAAGTCTTCTTTGCTGCCGCCGATCCTCCGCACGATGACTTGATCACCTCGTCCGAGGTAAAAGACATACATACATCTCTACTTACACCCTACACCTGAACAGAAGCCCCGTGCGCGATGCGTCGCCGGCGCTCTCGTTTGACGCTCTACTGGCTCACAGACAAGGAGTGGTTTCTCGGCGAAGACGACTGTGTGCGGCCCGCCTCTAGGTGGAGATCGCTTCTGGGCACTGTCACGGAAGGCGCACTGTCCTTGGCGTCGGAACATCTGTTTTTTGATGACGGCGGCCCGCACGTCGTTATTTTCCCACTGTCAAGAGTGGCGGATGCCGCCGTGCACCTTTGCAATGAGCACATTTCCGTAACGTTCACGTGCAAGAACGCACTGCGGCGCGAAGTGCTCACGCCGCCAACCAGCAAGCACTCGGTTCCAGGCATCTGCAGGCCATACCCGAACAAGGAGACGTGGGTGTTTCACTTTCCACGCGCGTCTGAGTGGGTCGCGGAGTCCCTCCGCAGCCTCTTTACCCGGCATCGCATCGAGGACATCCTGTCACGCCGCGAGGTTGCTTTGCAGGGTGCCTCCTCCGTTGTCAGCTTCTGTGCGCGGCGTCAGGTGCCGATGCGGGAGCAGAGAGGCGTTCTCTACATCGGCGATGCCGAGCTTGTCTTCGAGCCGCTCTTCCCTCTGTCGGCGCACGGGGTAGTAACGCTGGACCGTCGCCAGTGCCGTCACACCTTTGCTCGGTGGATCATCTTTGAGGCTGTGGGGCTCGACCTGTACACGTCCGAGTCACCTGCAGCGACTCCTGCGCTGTCGCTTATCTTCCGCAACTCTCGCGAAAGGGATGAGGCTGCCCACCTGCTTGCCGAGCGCCTCGGCGTTCCACCCTACCGTGTCTCCATCCAGACCGTTTCGCAAGCGTGGAGGAACCACTCCATCTCCAGCTACGAGTACCTCCTGCACCTAAACAAGTGGGCGTCGCGGTGCGCCAACGACGTCTTTCAGTACCCCGTCTTTCCTTGGGTACTCGCCGACTACACCTCGTCTGCGCTGGACCTTTCTCAGCCGTCGACCTTCCGCGACCTGTCCAAGCCGATAGGTGCCCTCTCCCCGTCGCGGCTGGCCCTCCTCCGGGAGCGGGCTGAGTTCCtgcgagaggcagaggagacggCATACTTGTACTCCACGCACTACTCCTCCGCTGCTATCGTCGCCTACTACTTGGTGCGTCCTCACCCTGAGTTTCAGCTGAGTCTTCAGGGCGGTACGCTCGATGTGCCGGAGCGCATCATGGAGTCCATTCCACAGCTTTGGAACAGCGTCACGACAAACTCGAGCAACTTCCGCGAGCTCATTCCACAGTTCTTCAACGAAGGCTTCGTGGCACTGTGCggtcctcctctccttcctctcggTTTGCATGCCGACGGGTCTCCCGTGGCCGCGTATGTTAAGCTGCCTCCGTGGGCGGCTAGCAGTGAGGACTTTGTACGCCAACATCGTGCAGCCCTTGAGAGCGATATCGTTTCCGCGTCTCTCCACCTATGGATCGACCTCGTCTTCGGCGTGGCGCAGACTGGCGAGCAAGCGTGTGCGTCGGATAACTTATTTCACCCCTTTTCGTACCCCCAGTGTGACAGGCAGCTGAGCGTGCCTGGGCTGCACCTCTCATCCCGCGAGTATGCGAGAGAGTTCGGGAACGTGCCGATTCAACTCTTCGCCGACCTGCATCCGCCACGCGCGAGGATTGCGCACACACTTGCGTGCACGGCAGAAGCCTTAGAAGCGTGCGGGTGCGCGACCACGTCTGCCAATCAGCAACGCCTCTTGCGCAtgatggaggagctgcagttCATTGAGGACGCGACGGACACCGTGGCCGACTCGGCGGACGCACACGACGAAGGCGCGCATGGTCTgcccacgcacgcagcagctctcACCGTCATTTCGACCACCTCCCTATCTTGCCGCTCAGCTCGTTTTGTTACACTTGGCCACAGCCATGCCGATCCACCCGCCTCACCGACGGCAGTGCTGCTTGTCGTTGGCAGTGATCAGCGCACGGCGACGCTATTCGACGTCGCGACGGGCAAGCGCATTCGCTCCTTTCCCGATTTTGATGGcctcatcaccgccaccgctttTCACGACAGCCACATGTTCGTTTTCACAGAGACTACAAGTTGTTACGTTCTGTCGCTCACCTCGCACGCCGTGGCACACTTTACCGCTGAGGTGACGCCTGCAGCTGTCCTCCAAGCTTGTTTCGCATCACAGCTGGTCGTTCTTGCAGACTCCAACGCACAACTCTCGGGCTGggcactgcagcgcggcacaTCCCCGTTACTCTTTGAGTCGCCGCTCTCCTTTACGTGCGAGGCCTCCTCGCGGGTCGCGTGCATCGGCTCCTCCGCGGATGGCGACACCgttgtcgccgccaccgagcaGTTGGAGGTCTTTGTTTGTCGCGGAGGCACATGTTGCGAGTGCATGCTTCAACAGGTGCCTGCTCCATCAGCGGTCCTGCACATCATGCCGGCAGATCGGCTCACACGCTTCTGGGTGTTCTTTCTCGAGGAGGCCGCTCTCTATGATCTTGGAGGCCTTCCGCTGAGGCGTAttgccaccactgccgcgtcTATCATGACGTGCCCTCAGCTGGCCTACCAGCTCTACCCGCTCTACATACACATGGACAACGGAGCCCTTGAGGTGttccagctgctgcacagtGGGGAgcgcgccgtgccgctgcggtgcagccgGCTGCGGTCTCTGCAGCTCTCGTCCGCCGGCAACCTCGTCGCTTtcgtcggcaccgccgttgccgatTGCGAGCCGTCGCTCGTCCTTACGATGGCCGCACTGACGGCTCAGCTGACAGGGTGACGCACCTCCTGTGGTGGGACATGCCGGCGTCTCCAGCCTCTCGACCATGtccgccgcgcgccgcgtaTGTGCGACTGCGCCTTGAGCTCTTTGTTTCTGCGGTGGGGCTCTTCTCTTCCGCGGCCTGCGTTAGAGGCCCATCGAACAAGAGCGTTTCTTCAACAACACCAgagaaaaaaacaaaacaacgcAGCTGCCTGGCTTCTCCGGACGTGCTTTGCGTGAGGCGGTTTCTCATGACAGATGCAGCACACAGAAccttgcgctgcttcgcacgcgTCTGCGAGCCACTATGCAGCGAGCGGCGGAAACAAAGGCGACCATTTTTCTTTGATCCCCTTCTGTCACTGATCCTCTGATGGCGGGGGACACCTCAGCGCGCTTTCAGCGTTCACTGACCCCCTGCACTCTGTGGGAGTCGAGTAGCCCAtctatccctgccaatgccgagccacttctCCTGATGACAGGGTAGCACGCCTGGGACTTGGGGAGATCTTAGCACTGTATCGCTGCGAatgtcggcggccaggctctgagcggcgctgcgtcacAGCGACCAGCAACGGGGAATACCCTGGTGCTATCCATGCAATGGACGGAGTCTCAGCGTCACTGGAATGGACCTCACATCCGCCACCCgcactgcctactggtgtgAGAAGACCCTGGGTTTCACTCCGAGGAAATGCACCGCGGGTGACGGCTTGGCATGATAGGTAAGCAGCTCTGAAGCGACCtgctcagcagcagggcGGGTGGAATCTGAGGCGCAGGCCGTGCTCCGATAAACGGGTGGGCGCACCGCTGTAGCGTGCGTCtccacggctgcttcgcagtTAGCGAATAAGGCCTGAGCCGTCCACGCTAGAGTGGCGCTTGGCGCATGCTGTGCAGCAGAACGACCGCGTTCAGGAAAACACTCTGCGAGACCCTCATTATtca
It encodes:
- a CDS encoding neutral sphingomyelinase activation associated factor-like protein, which translates into the protein MRRRRSRLTLYWLTDKEWFLGEDDCVRPASRWRSLLGTVTEGALSLASEHLFFDDGGPHVVIFPLSRVADAAVHLCNEHISVTFTCKNALRREVLTPPTSKHSVPGICRPYPNKETWVFHFPRASEWVAESLRSLFTRHRIEDILSRREVALQGASSVVSFCARRQVPMREQRGVLYIGDAELVFEPLFPLSAHGVVTLDRRQCRHTFARWIIFEAVGLDLYTSESPAATPALSLIFRNSRERDEAAHLLAERLGVPPYRVSIQTVSQAWRNHSISSYEYLLHLNKWASRCANDVFQYPVFPWVLADYTSSALDLSQPSTFRDLSKPIGALSPSRLALLRERAEFLREAEETAYLYSTHYSSAAIVAYYLVRPHPEFQLSLQGGTLDVPERIMESIPQLWNSVTTNSSNFRELIPQFFNEGFVALCGPPLLPLGLHADGSPVAAYVKLPPWAASSEDFVRQHRAALESDIVSASLHLWIDLVFGVAQTGEQACASDNLFHPFSYPQCDRQLSVPGLHLSSREYAREFGNVPIQLFADLHPPRARIAHTLACTAEALEACGCATTSANQQRLLRMMEELQFIEDATDTVADSADAHDEGAHGLPTHAAALTVISTTSLSCRSARFVTLGHSHADPPASPTAVLLVVGSDQRTATLFDVATGKRIRSFPDFDGLITATAFHDSHMFVFTETTSCYVLSLTSHAVAHFTAEVTPAAVLQACFASQLVVLADSNAQLSGWALQRGTSPLLFESPLSFTCEASSRVACIGSSADGDTVVAATEQLEVFVCRGGTCCECMLQQVPAPSAVLHIMPADRLTRFWVFFLEEAALYDLGGLPLRRIATTAASIMTCPQLAYQLYPLYIHMDNGALEVFQLLHSGERAVPLRCSRLRSLQLSSAGNLVAFVGTAVADCEPSLVLTMAALTAQLTG